A stretch of Cystobacter ferrugineus DNA encodes these proteins:
- a CDS encoding serine/threonine protein kinase, giving the protein MTTTQPKRQPIPFGKYLLLDRINIGGMAEVWRGKMFGAGGFERLVAIKRILPNIAEDDEFISMFIDEAKISVQLNHANIAKIEELGQIANNFFIAMEYIPGKDMRAIFDRCRKKSEPAPVPLVAYVVSKMCEGLDYAHRKKDGMGRDMNIVHRDISPQNILISFEGEVKVIDFGIAKAAGKATKTQAGILKGKFGYMSPEQIRGLPLDRRSDIFAIGVCLYEMLTGERLFVGDSDFSVLEKVRKAEVVPPSAYNRRIPESLEKIVLKALARDVDERYQYANELGDDLQRFLITSESIFSRKDLMQYMKSTFAEDVEREKQRLQEYAEISPPESMLSAIEGSSSPAPSAPVQASLPPVPQAAPPSGGPHSGAVRRSPTLASMPKLTAAPAAVPFNPREESGATQVVSPDSEDDDEPNTQPGLVGPGRTVTPVEVPRAPVITEQPLQRPSLPRLTASIPPPARSAPSLAPSAAESTTVARQARNTMDGLPRVSRTDEPAVPPRASLAAMPAVTSRPPPPVAQPPPEDRTDELLLTAPPGDSVPTAPARPAAVPKPSPAAAARNVDKAAPPANRLPLVAILASVGLVVLLVVGYLVLRPAPTGYLMMELPAGVQGKARVSFNGKDLEVPKQGPVFHQVPAGPAVLMVSAEGYRPFTRSVEIAEGTAATTVSAELEREARTAQMLVVTQPADAELKVDGKVVRPKGSSSIYVGEAPADTDVVVEASAPGFKTARQNVRLGADGKPTQVQLRLEPDTFEVDVQSSPSGATIVAGGKELGQTPALVRLPSGVTQVSLKLRCYDDVDVRVAPKSNRVNERLKKQRGCR; this is encoded by the coding sequence GTGACGACCACTCAACCGAAGCGGCAACCCATCCCGTTTGGGAAATACCTCCTCCTTGACCGAATCAACATCGGCGGCATGGCGGAGGTGTGGCGCGGGAAGATGTTTGGCGCGGGCGGCTTCGAGCGCCTCGTCGCCATCAAGCGCATCCTCCCCAACATCGCCGAGGATGACGAGTTCATCTCGATGTTCATCGACGAGGCGAAGATCAGCGTGCAGCTGAATCACGCCAACATCGCGAAGATCGAGGAGCTGGGGCAGATCGCGAACAACTTCTTCATCGCGATGGAGTACATCCCCGGCAAGGACATGCGGGCCATCTTCGACCGGTGCCGCAAGAAGAGCGAGCCGGCGCCGGTGCCGCTGGTGGCCTACGTGGTGTCCAAGATGTGCGAGGGCCTGGACTACGCCCATCGCAAGAAGGACGGGATGGGGCGGGACATGAACATCGTCCACCGCGACATCTCGCCGCAGAACATCCTCATCTCCTTCGAGGGGGAGGTGAAGGTCATCGACTTCGGCATCGCCAAGGCGGCGGGCAAGGCGACCAAGACGCAGGCGGGCATCCTCAAGGGCAAGTTCGGCTACATGAGCCCGGAGCAGATCCGCGGCCTGCCGCTGGATCGGCGCTCGGACATCTTCGCCATCGGCGTGTGCCTCTACGAGATGCTCACCGGCGAGCGGCTCTTCGTGGGCGACAGCGACTTCAGCGTCCTGGAGAAGGTGCGCAAGGCCGAGGTCGTGCCGCCCAGCGCCTACAACCGCCGCATCCCCGAGTCGCTGGAGAAGATCGTCCTCAAGGCGCTCGCGCGCGACGTGGACGAGCGCTACCAGTACGCCAACGAGCTGGGGGATGACCTCCAGCGCTTCCTCATCACCTCGGAGTCCATCTTCAGCCGCAAGGACCTCATGCAGTACATGAAGTCCACCTTCGCGGAGGACGTGGAGCGCGAGAAGCAGCGGCTGCAGGAGTACGCGGAGATCTCCCCCCCCGAGAGCATGCTGAGCGCGATCGAGGGGAGCTCGTCGCCGGCGCCGTCCGCGCCGGTGCAGGCCAGTCTGCCGCCGGTGCCTCAGGCCGCGCCGCCCTCTGGGGGGCCTCATTCGGGAGCGGTGCGCCGCTCGCCCACGCTGGCCTCCATGCCGAAGTTGACGGCGGCCCCCGCGGCCGTGCCGTTCAATCCGCGCGAGGAGTCCGGGGCGACGCAGGTGGTGAGCCCCGACTCCGAGGACGACGACGAGCCGAACACGCAGCCCGGGCTGGTGGGGCCGGGCCGTACGGTGACGCCCGTCGAGGTGCCGCGCGCGCCCGTCATCACCGAGCAACCCTTGCAGCGCCCGTCGCTGCCGCGGCTCACGGCGAGCATCCCTCCTCCCGCGCGGTCGGCTCCGTCGCTCGCGCCCTCCGCCGCGGAGAGCACCACCGTGGCCCGCCAGGCGCGCAACACGATGGATGGCCTGCCGCGCGTGAGCCGGACCGATGAGCCGGCCGTGCCGCCCCGGGCCTCGCTGGCCGCCATGCCCGCGGTGACCTCCCGGCCGCCGCCTCCGGTGGCGCAGCCTCCTCCCGAGGACCGGACGGATGAGCTGCTGCTGACCGCTCCGCCTGGGGACTCCGTGCCCACGGCTCCCGCGCGCCCGGCCGCCGTGCCGAAGCCGTCACCCGCCGCTGCCGCGCGCAACGTGGACAAGGCGGCTCCTCCCGCCAACCGCCTGCCGCTCGTGGCGATCCTGGCCTCCGTGGGGCTCGTGGTGCTGCTCGTGGTGGGCTACCTGGTGCTGCGGCCGGCCCCCACGGGCTACCTCATGATGGAACTGCCCGCGGGTGTGCAGGGCAAGGCGCGCGTGAGCTTCAACGGCAAGGATCTGGAGGTACCCAAGCAGGGTCCTGTGTTCCATCAGGTGCCCGCCGGTCCCGCCGTGCTCATGGTGAGCGCCGAGGGCTACCGGCCCTTCACGCGCAGCGTGGAGATCGCCGAGGGCACGGCGGCCACGACGGTATCGGCGGAACTGGAGCGCGAGGCGCGCACGGCCCAGATGCTCGTCGTCACCCAGCCCGCGGACGCGGAGCTGAAGGTGGATGGCAAGGTGGTGCGCCCCAAGGGCTCCTCCTCCATCTACGTGGGGGAGGCGCCGGCGGACACGGATGTGGTGGTGGAGGCGAGTGCCCCCGGCTTCAAGACGGCCCGGCAGAACGTCCGCCTGGGCGCGGACGGCAAGCCCACCCAGGTGCAGCTGCGGCTGGAGCCCGACACCTTCGAGGTCGATGTGCAGTCCTCCCCGTCCGGCGCCACCATCGTCGCCGGAGGCAAGGAGCTGGGCCAGACCCCCGCGCTGGTGCGCCTGCCGTCCGGTGTGACGCAGGTGAGCCTCAAGCTGCGCTGCTACGACGACGTGGACGTGCGCGTGGCGCCCAAGAGCAACCGGGTGAACGAGCGGCTGAAGAAGCAGCGCGGTTGTAGGTAG
- a CDS encoding LysM peptidoglycan-binding domain-containing protein: protein MQSFSLFLLVLSAVPQPPSDSPPQTPPAAEARPADPEDKPVLAGPAQDSDPSVAEDAEGLEDESLELEEMRALEGATLDPGARPDAEVLQSLRRLGVANPLRLRMLDALEEPTFREDEANNAELPRITDLSTFDVSLVQGRYDIPVEMQPLVAQYIQFFQGPGRKWFRKWVSRSTRYLPVMQPILEAQGMPRDTVYLAMIESGFSPSAYSWAHAAGPWQFIASTGRQYGLHQDFWVDERKDPIKATYAAARYLKDLHAELGHWYLAWAGYNTGSGRVRRLMERHGTSDFWVISAEKGLATETKHYVPKLIAAALIAKHPAAFGFAEEEFVYEPPLAFDEVKLTEAADLDVIARAAGASVMEVQELNPELRRWCTPPASAKNPYTLRLPQGTRQRFTENFAQLAAKDRLAFRVHRVKRGDTLSQIALNYGTAAEAILQMNQLKSLRTLRVNSELVIPVPVGRPSKESTRESALARKVAQARRSGVTVPRPEDEIPAGTPRGPVAAGPVKTEMIGGRKRITYGVQSGDSLWAIAQRFQVSVDDVRKWNNLSVRASKRALKVGSLLYVWPSNTPAPVVERAGTVVAAQKAPTPGRTGTVHSLAAGESVWSVAQRYGITVEDIKRWNHITDTSRLPTGLKLTVSAP from the coding sequence ATGCAGTCCTTCAGCCTGTTCCTCCTGGTCCTCTCCGCGGTCCCGCAGCCGCCGAGTGATTCCCCGCCGCAGACGCCTCCCGCCGCGGAGGCACGGCCGGCCGACCCCGAAGACAAGCCGGTGCTCGCGGGCCCCGCCCAGGACAGCGATCCCTCCGTGGCCGAGGACGCCGAGGGGCTGGAGGACGAGTCGCTGGAGCTCGAGGAGATGCGCGCCCTGGAAGGCGCCACGTTGGATCCGGGGGCGCGGCCCGACGCCGAGGTGCTCCAGTCGCTGCGCCGCCTGGGAGTGGCCAACCCGCTGCGCCTGCGCATGCTGGATGCGCTGGAGGAGCCCACCTTCCGCGAGGACGAGGCGAACAACGCGGAGCTGCCGCGCATCACCGACCTGTCCACCTTCGACGTGTCGCTCGTGCAGGGGCGCTACGACATCCCGGTGGAGATGCAGCCGCTGGTGGCCCAGTACATCCAGTTCTTCCAGGGGCCGGGCCGCAAGTGGTTCCGCAAGTGGGTGAGCCGCTCCACGCGCTACCTGCCGGTGATGCAGCCCATCCTCGAGGCCCAGGGGATGCCGCGCGACACGGTGTACCTGGCGATGATCGAAAGTGGCTTCTCGCCCAGCGCCTACTCGTGGGCGCATGCCGCGGGCCCCTGGCAGTTCATCGCCAGCACCGGCCGCCAGTACGGCCTGCACCAGGACTTCTGGGTGGACGAGCGCAAGGATCCCATCAAGGCCACGTACGCCGCGGCGCGCTACCTCAAGGATTTGCACGCGGAGCTGGGCCACTGGTACCTCGCGTGGGCGGGCTACAACACGGGCAGCGGCCGGGTGCGCCGGCTCATGGAGCGCCACGGCACGTCCGACTTCTGGGTCATCTCCGCGGAGAAGGGCCTGGCGACGGAGACCAAGCACTACGTGCCCAAGCTCATCGCCGCGGCGCTCATCGCCAAGCACCCCGCCGCCTTCGGCTTCGCCGAGGAGGAGTTCGTCTACGAGCCGCCGCTGGCCTTCGACGAGGTGAAGCTCACGGAGGCGGCGGACCTGGACGTGATTGCCCGCGCGGCGGGCGCGAGCGTGATGGAGGTGCAGGAGCTCAACCCCGAGCTGCGGCGCTGGTGCACCCCGCCCGCGAGCGCGAAGAACCCCTACACCCTGCGCCTGCCCCAGGGCACGCGGCAGCGCTTCACGGAGAACTTCGCCCAGCTCGCGGCCAAGGATCGGCTGGCCTTCCGGGTCCACCGGGTGAAGCGCGGGGACACGCTGTCGCAGATCGCCCTCAACTACGGCACGGCGGCCGAGGCCATCCTGCAGATGAACCAGCTCAAGAGCCTGCGCACGCTGCGGGTGAACTCCGAGCTGGTCATCCCGGTGCCCGTGGGCCGCCCGAGCAAGGAGAGCACCCGCGAGAGCGCCCTGGCGCGCAAGGTGGCGCAGGCGCGGCGCAGCGGCGTGACGGTGCCCCGCCCCGAGGACGAGATTCCCGCGGGCACGCCCCGGGGTCCCGTGGCCGCCGGCCCCGTCAAGACGGAGATGATCGGCGGGCGCAAGCGCATCACCTACGGCGTGCAGTCCGGCGACAGCCTGTGGGCCATCGCCCAGCGCTTCCAGGTGTCGGTGGATGACGTGCGCAAGTGGAACAACCTCTCCGTGCGCGCGAGCAAGCGCGCCCTGAAGGTGGGCTCGCTGCTGTACGTCTGGCCGAGCAACACCCCCGCCCCGGTGGTGGAGCGCGCGGGCACCGTCGTCGCCGCCCAGAAGGCCCCCACCCCGGGCCGCACCGGCACCGTGCACTCGCTCGCCGCCGGCGAGTCCGTGTGGAGCGTGGCCCAGCGCTACGGCATCACCGTCGAGGACATCAAGCGCTGGAACCACATCACCGACACCAGCCGCCTGCCCACCGGCCTCAAGCTCACGGTGAGCGCGCCGTAA
- a CDS encoding ABC transporter substrate-binding protein: MALRRGPGLIPFLVLCALGAAWLLASPLGYLDRLQARFFPAAKDAVRLSPGDFPAGVTAPMADLASVPLRPTLIGFTARGSAAALLLATGGASTLDNPAPPPGAAQGVLKTAYAMDARAVVFANEDELRQALSVGAEHGGVDLAVLSVDRLAAWLPALRDAAPRTVLLVGRSRGQEALAAVGVTELAQLRGKRLGVYPSGSSSYFALWVLSRAGLRMSDVRWVDLPTTLDAGRALREGRADAVAGLWGDVELAARDRGGQVLATTADAPHLVASVLVARGDYAARYPDAMRRIIRGLLDAGQSVAKEPAPAARLLGEVAPYLGDPSEAIRSAPPATLADNRAFFGLSGEAPVTYDELFQSASALYQKIRRTAKAPPAEDTRDLGALKYVSEARGP, encoded by the coding sequence ATGGCGCTGCGACGCGGACCCGGCCTCATTCCGTTCCTGGTGCTGTGCGCGCTGGGGGCCGCCTGGCTCCTGGCCTCGCCCCTGGGGTATCTGGATCGGCTCCAGGCGCGCTTCTTCCCGGCCGCCAAGGATGCCGTGCGCCTGTCTCCGGGGGACTTCCCCGCGGGGGTGACGGCGCCCATGGCGGACCTGGCCTCGGTGCCGCTGCGGCCCACCCTCATCGGCTTCACCGCGCGCGGCTCGGCGGCGGCGCTGCTGCTGGCCACGGGCGGCGCCTCGACGCTGGACAATCCCGCGCCTCCTCCGGGCGCGGCGCAGGGCGTGCTCAAGACGGCCTATGCCATGGACGCGCGCGCCGTCGTCTTCGCCAACGAGGACGAGCTACGGCAGGCGCTCTCGGTGGGCGCGGAGCACGGCGGGGTGGACCTGGCGGTGCTCTCGGTGGACCGGCTGGCGGCGTGGCTGCCCGCGCTCCGGGACGCGGCGCCGCGCACGGTGTTGCTGGTGGGACGCAGCCGCGGGCAGGAGGCGCTGGCGGCGGTGGGCGTGACGGAGCTCGCGCAACTGCGCGGCAAGCGCCTGGGCGTGTACCCCTCGGGCTCCTCCTCCTATTTCGCGCTGTGGGTGCTCTCGCGCGCGGGCCTGCGCATGTCGGACGTGCGGTGGGTGGACCTGCCCACCACGCTGGACGCGGGCCGGGCGCTGCGCGAGGGCCGGGCGGACGCGGTGGCGGGCCTGTGGGGCGACGTGGAGCTGGCCGCGAGGGATAGGGGTGGTCAGGTGCTGGCCACCACGGCGGACGCGCCGCACCTGGTGGCCTCGGTGCTGGTGGCCCGGGGCGACTACGCCGCGCGCTACCCGGACGCCATGCGGCGCATCATCCGCGGCCTGCTGGACGCGGGGCAGAGCGTGGCGAAGGAGCCGGCGCCCGCGGCGCGGCTGCTCGGCGAGGTGGCCCCCTACCTGGGAGACCCGTCCGAGGCCATCCGCAGCGCTCCCCCGGCGACACTGGCCGACAATCGTGCCTTCTTCGGGCTTTCCGGCGAGGCGCCCGTCACCTATGACGAGCTCTTCCAGAGCGCCTCGGCGCTCTATCAGAAGATCAGGCGCACGGCGAAGGCACCGCCAGCCGAGGACACTCGCGATCTCGGCGCGCTGAAATACGTGTCCGAGGCGCGAGGGCCCTGA
- a CDS encoding ABC transporter ATP-binding protein, whose product MIRAHDIVKRYQDGEGGEVRVLDGLSLEMEQGDFVAVVGPSGSGKSTLLHLLGGLDVHYQGEVEVAGVKLTGLKEPALARFRNQHVGFVFQSFHLIPNLSAVENVLMPSHFGAAPVDARKRAEELLDRVGLLAKKDRTPVRLSGGERQRVAIARALFTGPKLLLCDEPTGNLDAATGAGVISLFQELHREGLTLLAVTHEDRMSSAARRVLRLKEGRLVEEARPVLAGGVS is encoded by the coding sequence GTGATTCGCGCGCACGACATCGTCAAACGCTACCAGGACGGGGAGGGCGGCGAGGTTCGCGTGCTCGATGGCCTGTCGCTGGAGATGGAGCAGGGGGACTTCGTGGCGGTGGTGGGCCCGTCCGGCAGTGGCAAGTCCACGCTGCTGCACCTGCTCGGCGGCCTGGACGTGCACTACCAGGGCGAGGTGGAGGTGGCGGGCGTGAAGCTCACCGGCCTGAAGGAGCCGGCGCTCGCGCGCTTCCGCAACCAGCACGTGGGCTTCGTCTTCCAGTCCTTCCACCTCATCCCCAACCTGTCCGCGGTGGAGAACGTGCTCATGCCCTCGCACTTCGGCGCCGCGCCCGTCGACGCCCGCAAGCGCGCCGAGGAGCTGCTCGACCGGGTGGGCCTCCTGGCGAAGAAGGATCGCACGCCGGTGCGGCTGTCCGGAGGCGAGCGCCAGCGCGTGGCCATCGCCCGGGCGCTCTTCACGGGCCCCAAGCTGCTGCTGTGTGACGAGCCCACCGGCAACCTCGACGCCGCCACGGGCGCGGGTGTCATCTCGCTCTTCCAGGAGCTGCACCGCGAGGGCCTCACGCTGCTCGCCGTCACGCACGAGGATCGGATGAGTTCGGCGGCGCGGCGCGTGCTGCGGCTCAAGGAGGGCCGGCTGGTGGAGGAAGCGCGGCCGGTGCTGGCGGGAGGGGTGTCATGA
- a CDS encoding multiheme c-type cytochrome: protein MRRLVPALVLLAVLGACWRKAQSPEPPASTAKQTPRESPQESPQDANAPGAVLFLSADLRGYLGPCGCSENMRGGIARAAFQVREAGKGPLPVLYVDGGESLFGAPTLKPEQVPQEERKARALAEVFKSMGLAVRAVSELDNVRGAAFRQGLGLPELPTDGVKVLAAGARKVGVVSATDAAGLKRGDVQARAQGASFVVGLFQGTLPEAQSAVASAEPGVDLVVATHTASEFDGEQNTLTRDAVPVVGLQSKGRSLLRVDLAYGATPGRFTQQRSAQEAEKEVASIDRRLALLDAEINLPGVDPQLKQLKQSKLAELVERRQALLTAPVATGGDSDTFTVRFVPLESTLPSDPAAETVVKAYDADVGKMNLEWARVHGQDCPAPAQGEAGFVGNASCASCHEESFPVWEASKHRQAWKTLEDVGKQHHLNCTGCHVTGWERPGGVCRLDKVAGRENVGCESCHGPGSRHAEDPSPDNIISRPGEAVCVTCHNRENSPHFDFATYLPRVLGPGHGASREVK from the coding sequence GTGAGACGGCTGGTCCCCGCGCTGGTGTTGTTGGCGGTCCTCGGCGCGTGCTGGCGCAAGGCCCAGTCCCCCGAGCCCCCCGCGAGCACCGCGAAGCAGACCCCCAGGGAGAGTCCCCAGGAGAGCCCCCAGGACGCCAACGCGCCCGGCGCCGTGCTCTTCCTCTCCGCGGACCTGCGCGGCTACCTGGGCCCCTGCGGCTGCAGCGAGAACATGCGCGGCGGCATCGCGCGCGCGGCCTTCCAGGTGCGCGAGGCGGGCAAGGGTCCCCTGCCGGTGCTGTACGTGGACGGAGGCGAGAGCCTCTTCGGCGCCCCCACGCTCAAGCCGGAGCAGGTGCCCCAGGAAGAGCGCAAGGCGCGCGCGCTCGCCGAGGTCTTCAAGAGCATGGGCCTGGCGGTGCGCGCGGTGAGCGAGCTGGACAACGTGCGCGGCGCGGCCTTCCGTCAGGGGCTGGGACTGCCGGAGCTGCCCACCGATGGAGTGAAGGTGCTGGCCGCCGGAGCGCGCAAGGTGGGCGTGGTGAGCGCCACGGACGCCGCCGGGCTGAAGCGCGGTGACGTCCAGGCGCGTGCCCAGGGCGCCTCGTTCGTGGTGGGCCTCTTCCAGGGCACCCTGCCCGAGGCCCAGAGCGCCGTGGCCTCCGCCGAGCCCGGCGTGGACCTGGTCGTGGCCACCCACACCGCCTCCGAGTTCGACGGCGAGCAGAACACCCTCACCCGGGACGCGGTGCCGGTGGTGGGCCTGCAGAGCAAGGGCCGCTCGCTCCTGCGCGTGGACCTGGCCTATGGCGCGACGCCGGGCCGCTTCACCCAGCAGCGCTCCGCGCAGGAGGCCGAGAAGGAGGTGGCCTCCATCGACCGGCGCCTGGCGCTGCTGGACGCGGAGATCAACCTGCCCGGCGTGGACCCCCAGCTCAAGCAGCTCAAGCAGAGCAAGCTCGCGGAGCTGGTGGAGCGCCGCCAGGCCCTGCTCACCGCGCCCGTGGCCACCGGAGGAGACAGCGACACCTTCACCGTGCGCTTCGTCCCCCTGGAGTCCACCCTGCCCTCGGACCCGGCCGCCGAGACGGTGGTGAAGGCCTACGACGCGGACGTGGGGAAGATGAACCTGGAGTGGGCGCGCGTGCACGGCCAGGACTGCCCGGCGCCCGCCCAGGGTGAGGCCGGCTTCGTGGGCAACGCCTCCTGCGCCTCGTGCCACGAGGAGTCCTTCCCGGTGTGGGAGGCCTCCAAGCACCGCCAGGCCTGGAAGACGCTGGAGGACGTGGGCAAGCAGCACCACCTCAATTGCACCGGCTGCCACGTGACGGGCTGGGAGCGCCCCGGGGGCGTGTGCCGCCTGGACAAGGTGGCCGGCCGCGAGAACGTGGGCTGCGAGAGCTGCCACGGCCCGGGCTCGCGCCACGCCGAGGACCCCTCCCCCGACAACATCATCTCCCGGCCGGGCGAGGCGGTGTGCGTCACCTGTCACAACCGCGAGAACTCGCCCCACTTCGACTTCGCCACCTACCTGCCCCGCGTGCTCGGCCCCGGACATGGGGCCTCACGGGAAGTGAAGTGA
- a CDS encoding ATP-binding protein yields the protein MTKARKGDAADPLAELPGWARKLAQKYYTKTVNTFLLYGAVRDLQPLTQEDGSRGFGTLRTFLAEELFGGRDHVLFYDRSSGIRSSSPDTQKELQRTMASYDALYGTDYAKSLPRDPARALQILENFLRMRLSEGRSLALIIDFAETLVPGGEMSHLSAEDRFVLATLEKWAHDPQFLAGDVSVVLLAENLADISPRLSRNPYVAPLELPLPMEEERLEYVRYKLEGKKLAAVSDVPLAALAKMTAGLSRINLDRVLTEALERGVRITTEQLKEKKKELIQAECHGLLEFIEPVNSLDAVAGHAKAKEMLRGAANALKKGRMEVMPMGYLVSGPVGTGKTFLVSCFAGEIGIPVVKFLNFRSQWQGVTESNLEKIFNLLKALWPVAVMVDEADTFLGNRDSGGDSGTSSRVFGSIASFMGNTVYRGKIVWFLMTARPDLLPIDLKRQGRAEEHLALFYPETEAEREELFKVMQKKTGLKLEVPSISELIPTGTRQLSGADMEAVLVRTRFRALAQGREQATVEDLKAVFEDFVPPSYPLEIELQNLVAVQECTSRELLPESFRRLDRDHITRRVRELKNLLEQG from the coding sequence GTGACCAAGGCACGCAAGGGGGACGCGGCGGATCCGCTCGCGGAGCTGCCCGGTTGGGCGCGCAAGCTCGCCCAGAAGTACTACACGAAGACCGTCAACACCTTCCTGCTCTACGGGGCGGTGAGGGACCTGCAGCCGCTCACCCAGGAGGATGGCAGCCGGGGCTTCGGCACCCTGCGCACGTTCCTCGCCGAGGAGCTCTTCGGCGGGCGCGACCACGTCCTCTTCTATGACCGCTCCTCGGGCATCCGCTCCTCCTCGCCGGACACGCAGAAGGAGCTGCAGCGCACCATGGCCAGCTACGACGCGCTCTATGGCACCGACTACGCCAAGAGCCTGCCGAGGGATCCGGCCCGGGCGCTGCAAATCCTCGAGAACTTCCTGCGCATGCGCCTGAGCGAGGGCCGCTCGCTCGCGCTCATCATCGACTTCGCCGAGACGCTGGTGCCCGGTGGGGAGATGAGCCACCTGTCGGCCGAGGACCGGTTCGTGCTGGCCACGCTGGAGAAGTGGGCGCACGATCCGCAGTTCCTCGCGGGCGACGTGTCGGTGGTGCTGCTGGCGGAGAACCTGGCGGACATCTCCCCGCGCCTGTCGCGCAACCCCTACGTGGCGCCCCTGGAGCTGCCCCTGCCCATGGAGGAGGAGCGCCTGGAGTACGTGCGCTACAAGCTCGAGGGCAAGAAGCTCGCGGCGGTGTCGGACGTGCCGCTGGCCGCCCTGGCGAAGATGACGGCGGGCCTGTCGCGCATCAACCTGGACCGGGTGCTCACCGAGGCGCTCGAGCGCGGGGTGCGCATCACCACCGAGCAGCTCAAGGAGAAGAAGAAGGAGCTCATCCAGGCCGAGTGCCACGGACTGCTCGAGTTCATCGAGCCGGTGAACTCGCTGGACGCGGTGGCGGGCCACGCCAAGGCCAAGGAGATGCTGCGCGGGGCGGCCAATGCCCTGAAGAAGGGCCGCATGGAGGTGATGCCCATGGGCTACCTCGTGAGCGGCCCGGTGGGCACGGGCAAGACGTTCCTCGTGTCGTGCTTCGCCGGGGAGATTGGCATTCCGGTGGTGAAGTTCCTCAACTTCCGCAGCCAGTGGCAGGGCGTCACCGAGAGCAACCTGGAGAAGATCTTCAACCTGCTCAAGGCGCTCTGGCCGGTGGCGGTGATGGTGGACGAGGCGGACACGTTCCTGGGCAACCGCGACTCGGGCGGGGACTCGGGCACGAGCAGCCGCGTGTTCGGCTCCATCGCCTCGTTCATGGGCAACACGGTGTACCGCGGGAAGATCGTCTGGTTCCTGATGACGGCGCGGCCGGACCTGTTGCCCATCGACTTGAAGCGCCAGGGCCGCGCCGAGGAGCACCTCGCGCTCTTCTATCCGGAGACGGAAGCCGAGCGGGAGGAGCTCTTCAAGGTGATGCAGAAGAAGACGGGCCTGAAGCTGGAGGTGCCCTCCATCTCCGAGCTGATTCCCACGGGCACGCGCCAGCTCAGCGGCGCGGACATGGAGGCGGTGCTCGTGCGCACGCGCTTCCGGGCGCTCGCGCAAGGCAGGGAGCAGGCCACCGTGGAGGACTTGAAGGCCGTCTTCGAGGACTTCGTGCCGCCCAGCTACCCGCTGGAGATCGAGCTGCAGAACCTGGTGGCGGTGCAGGAGTGCACCAGCCGCGAGCTGCTCCCGGAGAGCTTCCGCCGCCTGGACCGCGACCACATCACCCGCCGGGTGCGCGAGCTCAAGAACCTGCTCGAGCAGGGGTGA
- a CDS encoding ABC transporter permease — MRLAALSRLVRLSLARERRGAFFSAFGVAMGVGALVFFVGLGLGVGRVIRERVFPSDARLVDVVPPTVSLGSLLGGGRLDTVMVERLQALPGVEKVYRKMNVRAPAASLYNGDFFGRRLRMGVDLLVVGVDPGLVEGDVPREKFVDPGPGQPLPVLVSNRLLEIYNNTFAPARGLPRLSPQMLQGFLLPVDINRSYVSAPLPNAPVISTQAQVVGTSDRALLAGITLPLDVAVRLNREMGQDTETYSGVTLVATSPGRVPELVAAVRDMGLEIDDQERRLAENVGAAVTLVTSALALLSILICVLAAVNIAHALSASVRARAKEIGVMQAVGASRADVRNIVLAEAGVVGLAGGVLGTLAALLLALLIDRLAASWLPQFPFKPDSFFSFPWTVVVGGVGLGLLAAVAGAWFPSHRAAATDPARTLAG; from the coding sequence ATGAGGCTCGCGGCGCTGTCTCGACTGGTGCGGCTGAGCCTGGCGCGCGAGCGGCGGGGTGCGTTCTTCTCGGCCTTCGGCGTGGCCATGGGCGTGGGGGCGCTCGTCTTCTTCGTGGGGCTGGGCCTGGGCGTGGGCCGCGTCATCCGCGAGCGCGTCTTCCCCTCCGACGCGCGGCTGGTGGACGTGGTGCCGCCCACGGTGTCGCTCGGCTCGCTGCTGGGCGGGGGCCGGCTGGACACGGTGATGGTGGAGCGGCTCCAGGCGCTGCCCGGCGTGGAGAAGGTCTACCGGAAGATGAACGTGCGCGCCCCCGCGGCGAGCCTCTACAACGGGGACTTCTTCGGCCGTCGGCTGCGCATGGGCGTGGACCTGCTCGTGGTGGGGGTGGATCCCGGGCTCGTCGAGGGCGACGTGCCGCGCGAGAAGTTCGTGGATCCGGGGCCAGGCCAGCCGCTGCCGGTGCTCGTGTCCAACCGCCTGCTGGAGATCTACAACAACACCTTCGCCCCGGCCCGCGGACTGCCGAGGCTCTCGCCGCAGATGCTTCAGGGCTTCCTGCTGCCGGTGGACATCAACCGCTCCTATGTCTCCGCGCCGCTGCCCAACGCGCCCGTCATCTCCACCCAGGCGCAGGTGGTGGGCACCTCGGATCGGGCGCTGCTCGCGGGCATCACCCTGCCGCTGGACGTGGCCGTGCGCCTCAACCGCGAGATGGGCCAGGACACGGAGACGTACTCGGGCGTCACCCTGGTGGCCACGAGCCCCGGCCGGGTGCCGGAGCTGGTGGCGGCCGTGCGGGACATGGGGCTGGAGATCGACGACCAGGAGCGGCGGCTCGCGGAGAACGTGGGCGCGGCGGTGACGCTCGTCACGTCCGCCCTGGCGCTCCTGTCCATCCTCATCTGCGTGCTCGCGGCGGTGAACATCGCCCACGCGCTGAGCGCGTCCGTGCGCGCGCGGGCCAAGGAGATCGGCGTCATGCAGGCGGTGGGCGCCTCGCGCGCGGACGTGCGCAACATCGTCCTGGCCGAGGCGGGCGTGGTGGGCCTCGCGGGCGGCGTGCTGGGCACCCTCGCCGCGCTCCTGCTGGCCCTGCTCATCGATCGGCTCGCCGCCTCCTGGCTGCCCCAGTTCCCCTTCAAGCCCGACAGCTTCTTCTCCTTCCCCTGGACGGTGGTGGTGGGTGGGGTGGGGCTCGGGTTGCTCGCCGCGGTGGCGGGAGCCTGGTTCCCCAGCCATCGCGCCGCCGCCACGGACCCCGCACGCACGCTCGCCGGATGA